One genomic window of Canis lupus baileyi chromosome 22, mCanLup2.hap1, whole genome shotgun sequence includes the following:
- the GORASP1 gene encoding Golgi reassembly-stacking protein 1 isoform X1, producing the protein MGLGASAEQSPGGAEGFHLHGVQENSPAQQAGLEPYFDFIVTIGHSRLNKENDTLKALLKANVEKPVKLEVFNMKTMKLREVEVVPSNMWGGQGLLGASVRFCSFRRASEHVWHVLDVEPSSPASLAGLRPYTDYVVGSDQILQESEDFFTLIESHEGKPLKLMVYNSESDSCREVTVTPNAAWGGEGSLGCGIGYGYLHRIPTQPSSHHKKPPGTPPPDDLPPDIPPARPTPKDSPAPPGPERGSGQGDYMEALLQAPGSSMEGQLSEPGSPSLGAPDLGGLPCPMETLQPPPPVQRVMDPGFLDVSGISLLDSSNASVWPSLPSSTELISTALSASGPEDVSSSGSHERGGEATWSGSEFEVSFPDSPGIQAQPDHLPQLTLPDSLTFAASPEDGLSAELLEAQAEEEPASTESPDFGAEAKGAASQAQLSTPE; encoded by the exons ATGGGCCTGGGCGCCAGCGCCGAGCAGTCCCCGGGCGGCGCCGAGGGCTTCCACCTGCACGGG GTGCAGGAGAACTCGCCAGCCCAGCAAGCGGGCCTGGAGCCCTACTTTGATTTCATCGTCACCATCGGGCACTCGAGGCTG AACAAGGAGAATGACACACTGAAGGCTCTGCTGAAGGCCAATGTGGAGAAGCCTGTGAAGCTGGAGGTGTTCAATATGAAGACCATGAAGCTGCGCGAGGTGGAGGTGGTACCCAGCAACATGTGGGGTGGCCAGGGCCTGCTGGGAGCCAGCGTGCGCTTCTGCAGCTTCCGCAGGGCAAGCGAGCACGTGTGGCATGTGCTG GACGTGGAACCCTCTTCACCTGCCTCACTGGCTGGCCTGCGCCCCTACACAGACTATGTGGTTGGTTCAGATCAGATCCTCCAGGAG TCCGAGGACTTCTTTACACTCATCGAGTCCCACGAGGGGAAGCCCTTGAAGCTGATGGTTTACAACTCCGAGTCCGACTCCTGCCGGGAGGTGACTGTAACTCCCAACGCAGCCTGGGGTGGAGAGGGCAG TCTGGGGTGTGGTATCGGCTATGGGTATCTGCACCGGATCCCAACCCAGCCTTCCAGCCACCACAAGAAGCCACCTGGTACCCCGCCACCTGATGACCTGCCACCTGATATCCCACCAGCCAGACCCACACCCAAGgactctcctgcccctcctggcccagAAAGAGGCTCCGGGCAGGGTGACTACATGGAG GCCCTGCTGCAAGCGCCCGGCTCCTCCATGGAGGGACAGCTTTCTGAGCCTGGGAGTCCCAGCCTCGGCGCTCCAGACCTTGGGGGACTTCCATGTCCCATGGAGACTCTTCAGCCTCCACCTCCAGTGCAGCGCGTCATGGACCCAG GCTTCCTGGACGTGTCGGGTATCTCCCTCTTGGACAGCAGCAATGCCAGTGTCTGGCCCAGTCTGCCCTCTTCCACAGAGCTGATCTCCACAGCTCTCTCAGCCTCCGGGCCTGAGGACGTCTCCAGCAGTGGTTCTCACGAGCGTGGTG GTGAGGCCACATGGTCTGGATCAGAGTTTGAGGTCTCCTTCCCGGACAGCCCAGGCATCCAGGCCCAGCCAGACCACCTGCCTCAGCTAACCCTTCCTGACAGCCTCACCTTTGCAGCCTCACCAGAAGATGGGCTGTCTGCTGAGCTGCTCGAAGCACAGGCTGAGGAGGAGCCGGCAAGCACAGAGAGTCCAGATTTCGGGGCAGAGGCTAAGGGGGCAGCCAGCCAGGCCCAGCTCTCCACCCCCGAATAA
- the GORASP1 gene encoding Golgi reassembly-stacking protein 1 isoform X2, with translation MKTMKLREVEVVPSNMWGGQGLLGASVRFCSFRRASEHVWHVLDVEPSSPASLAGLRPYTDYVVGSDQILQESEDFFTLIESHEGKPLKLMVYNSESDSCREVTVTPNAAWGGEGSLGCGIGYGYLHRIPTQPSSHHKKPPGTPPPDDLPPDIPPARPTPKDSPAPPGPERGSGQGDYMEALLQAPGSSMEGQLSEPGSPSLGAPDLGGLPCPMETLQPPPPVQRVMDPGFLDVSGISLLDSSNASVWPSLPSSTELISTALSASGPEDVSSSGSHERGGEATWSGSEFEVSFPDSPGIQAQPDHLPQLTLPDSLTFAASPEDGLSAELLEAQAEEEPASTESPDFGAEAKGAASQAQLSTPE, from the exons ATGAAGACCATGAAGCTGCGCGAGGTGGAGGTGGTACCCAGCAACATGTGGGGTGGCCAGGGCCTGCTGGGAGCCAGCGTGCGCTTCTGCAGCTTCCGCAGGGCAAGCGAGCACGTGTGGCATGTGCTG GACGTGGAACCCTCTTCACCTGCCTCACTGGCTGGCCTGCGCCCCTACACAGACTATGTGGTTGGTTCAGATCAGATCCTCCAGGAG TCCGAGGACTTCTTTACACTCATCGAGTCCCACGAGGGGAAGCCCTTGAAGCTGATGGTTTACAACTCCGAGTCCGACTCCTGCCGGGAGGTGACTGTAACTCCCAACGCAGCCTGGGGTGGAGAGGGCAG TCTGGGGTGTGGTATCGGCTATGGGTATCTGCACCGGATCCCAACCCAGCCTTCCAGCCACCACAAGAAGCCACCTGGTACCCCGCCACCTGATGACCTGCCACCTGATATCCCACCAGCCAGACCCACACCCAAGgactctcctgcccctcctggcccagAAAGAGGCTCCGGGCAGGGTGACTACATGGAG GCCCTGCTGCAAGCGCCCGGCTCCTCCATGGAGGGACAGCTTTCTGAGCCTGGGAGTCCCAGCCTCGGCGCTCCAGACCTTGGGGGACTTCCATGTCCCATGGAGACTCTTCAGCCTCCACCTCCAGTGCAGCGCGTCATGGACCCAG GCTTCCTGGACGTGTCGGGTATCTCCCTCTTGGACAGCAGCAATGCCAGTGTCTGGCCCAGTCTGCCCTCTTCCACAGAGCTGATCTCCACAGCTCTCTCAGCCTCCGGGCCTGAGGACGTCTCCAGCAGTGGTTCTCACGAGCGTGGTG GTGAGGCCACATGGTCTGGATCAGAGTTTGAGGTCTCCTTCCCGGACAGCCCAGGCATCCAGGCCCAGCCAGACCACCTGCCTCAGCTAACCCTTCCTGACAGCCTCACCTTTGCAGCCTCACCAGAAGATGGGCTGTCTGCTGAGCTGCTCGAAGCACAGGCTGAGGAGGAGCCGGCAAGCACAGAGAGTCCAGATTTCGGGGCAGAGGCTAAGGGGGCAGCCAGCCAGGCCCAGCTCTCCACCCCCGAATAA